In one window of Acidovorax sp. HDW3 DNA:
- a CDS encoding benzoate/H(+) symporter BenE family transporter: MRFFQDLSLSAFTAGFVAVLVGFTSSVAIVFQAAQAFGATPAQLTSWIWALGLGMGLCTLLPSLWLRQPVMVAWSTPGAAVLATAGLAGGFSMGEAVGAFMACAALITLAGATGWFERVMNRIPMEIAAALLAGVLARFGIDAFAAAHSALPLVVLMLVAYLLARRRWPRYAVVATLAVGVVYVLASGQLRSGALQLEWARPVFTAPVWSFSAFVSLALPLFVVTMASQNLPGVAVMRATGYPLPVSRLLTMTGLATLLLAPFGAFALNFSAITAAICMGPEAHEDRSKRYTAAASCGLIYIVIGLFGALITGLLTAFPRELVVAIAGLALLGAIANGLATALAHEAHREAALITFLVTLSGVVIAGIGSAFWGVVAGSVALFVQQYGRNRSSS, encoded by the coding sequence ATGCGCTTTTTCCAGGACCTGAGCCTCTCGGCCTTTACTGCGGGCTTTGTCGCCGTGCTGGTGGGCTTTACCAGCTCGGTGGCCATCGTCTTTCAGGCAGCGCAGGCGTTTGGCGCGACGCCGGCGCAGCTCACCTCCTGGATTTGGGCGCTGGGCCTGGGCATGGGGCTGTGTACCTTGCTGCCCTCGCTGTGGTTGCGCCAGCCGGTCATGGTGGCCTGGTCCACGCCGGGTGCGGCCGTGCTGGCGACGGCGGGGCTGGCCGGGGGCTTTTCCATGGGCGAGGCGGTGGGTGCGTTCATGGCTTGCGCTGCGCTCATCACCCTGGCTGGGGCCACGGGCTGGTTCGAGCGTGTCATGAACCGCATTCCGATGGAAATCGCCGCCGCCCTGCTCGCCGGGGTGCTGGCGCGTTTTGGCATCGACGCCTTTGCTGCCGCGCACAGCGCCCTGCCGCTGGTGGTGCTGATGCTGGTGGCCTACCTGCTGGCACGGCGGCGTTGGCCACGTTATGCGGTCGTCGCCACCCTGGCCGTGGGCGTGGTCTATGTGCTCGCCAGCGGGCAGTTGCGCAGCGGTGCGTTGCAACTGGAATGGGCGCGGCCCGTGTTCACGGCGCCGGTGTGGAGCTTTTCGGCCTTCGTCAGCCTGGCGCTGCCGCTGTTCGTCGTCACCATGGCGTCGCAAAACCTGCCGGGTGTGGCGGTGATGCGCGCCACCGGCTACCCGTTGCCAGTCTCGCGCCTACTGACCATGACGGGGCTGGCCACGCTGCTGCTGGCGCCTTTTGGCGCTTTTGCGCTCAACTTCAGCGCCATCACGGCGGCCATCTGCATGGGGCCGGAGGCGCACGAGGACCGCAGCAAGCGTTACACGGCAGCGGCTTCTTGTGGGCTGATCTATATCGTCATCGGTCTGTTTGGCGCTTTGATTACCGGACTGCTCACCGCCTTCCCGCGCGAGCTGGTGGTGGCAATTGCCGGGCTGGCGCTGCTGGGCGCCATCGCCAATGGCCTGGCGACGGCGCTGGCGCACGAAGCGCACCGCGAGGCGGCGCTCATCACCTTTTTGGTCACCTTGAGCGGCGTCGTGATTGCCGGCATAGGCTCGGCCTTCTGGGGCGTGGTCGCCGGCAGCGTGGCTTTGTTTGTGCAACAGTACGGGCGCAACCGTTCTTCTTCCTGA
- a CDS encoding glutamate-5-semialdehyde dehydrogenase, with product MNAPDIALSMQQLGQQAKTASALMARAPAAIKNKALLALAALLRQELAPLQAANAQDLERARVAGLDGPMLDRLKLTPAVLETCAQGCEQLAAMPDVIGEIIGLQQQPSGIRVGQMRVPIGVFGMIFESRPNVTIEAASLSIKSGNACILRGGSEAIESNKALALLVVQALQSAGLPAHGVQLVQTTDRAAVGHLIAMPQYVDVIIPRGGRGLIERIAAEAKVPVIKHLDGNCHSYVDAPCDIAQALKVVDNAKTQKYSPCNATESLLVARAVAAEFLPRMGAVFAAKGVQMRACPEALALLRSVPGADVVSATEADWSTEYLAPILSVKVVEGLDEAIAHINRYSSGHTEAILTTDHRHAQRFLREVDSSSVMVNTSTRFADGFEYGLGAEIGISTDKFHARGPVGIEGLTSLKYVVLGEGEVRGG from the coding sequence ATGAACGCCCCTGACATCGCCCTTTCCATGCAGCAGCTCGGCCAGCAGGCAAAAACGGCTTCGGCCCTGATGGCGCGCGCGCCAGCTGCTATCAAAAACAAAGCACTCCTGGCCTTGGCCGCGCTTTTGCGCCAGGAGTTGGCGCCGTTGCAGGCGGCGAACGCGCAAGACCTGGAGCGCGCGCGCGTCGCCGGGCTCGACGGCCCCATGCTCGACCGCCTGAAGCTCACGCCCGCCGTGCTGGAGACCTGCGCCCAGGGCTGCGAGCAGCTTGCCGCCATGCCGGACGTGATTGGCGAGATCATCGGCCTGCAGCAGCAGCCCAGCGGCATCCGCGTGGGGCAGATGCGCGTGCCGATTGGCGTCTTCGGCATGATTTTCGAGAGCCGGCCCAACGTCACCATCGAGGCCGCCAGCCTGTCGATCAAGAGCGGCAACGCCTGCATCCTGCGCGGCGGCTCCGAGGCGATCGAGTCGAACAAGGCGCTGGCGCTGCTGGTGGTGCAGGCGCTGCAAAGCGCCGGTCTGCCCGCGCACGGCGTGCAACTGGTGCAAACCACCGACCGCGCAGCGGTGGGCCACCTGATCGCCATGCCGCAGTACGTGGACGTCATCATCCCGCGCGGTGGCCGGGGGCTGATCGAGCGCATCGCCGCCGAGGCCAAGGTGCCCGTCATCAAGCACCTGGACGGCAACTGCCACAGCTACGTCGATGCGCCCTGCGACATCGCCCAGGCGCTCAAGGTGGTGGACAACGCCAAGACGCAAAAATACAGCCCCTGCAACGCCACCGAGAGCCTGCTGGTGGCGCGCGCCGTGGCAGCCGAGTTTTTGCCGCGCATGGGGGCGGTGTTTGCCGCCAAGGGTGTGCAGATGCGTGCCTGCCCCGAGGCCCTGGCGCTGCTGCGCAGCGTGCCGGGCGCGGACGTGGTGAGCGCCACCGAGGCCGACTGGAGCACCGAGTACCTCGCGCCCATCCTCAGCGTCAAGGTCGTGGAGGGGCTCGATGAGGCGATTGCGCACATCAACCGCTACAGCAGCGGCCACACCGAGGCCATTCTCACCACCGACCACCGCCACGCGCAGCGTTTTTTGCGCGAGGTCGATTCCAGCAGCGTCATGGTCAACACCAGCACGCGCTTTGCCGATGGCTTCGAGTACGGCCTGGGCGCCGAGATCGGCATCAGCACCGACAAATTCCACGCCCGGGGGCCGGTGGGCATCGAGGGCCTGACCTCGCTCAAGTACGTGGTGCTGGGTGAGGGCGAGGTGCGGGGCGGGTGA
- the gshA gene encoding glutamate--cysteine ligase, whose product MVPHLVTALTGPINELEQRVLDSMPAIERWFRLEWMEHTPPFYTSVDIRNAGFKLAPVDTNLFPGGWNNLTPEMLPLAVQAAMAAIEKICPEARNLLIVPENHTRNTFYLANLAQLARIFTMAGLHVRFGSISAELKKPQRIALPGGDEITIEPALRSKRRLGLKDFDPCTILLNNDLSAGAPGILEELYEQYVLPPLHAGWSVRRKSRHFKSYEEVAKRFGKLLGIDPWLINPLFAHCGAVDFASGEGLDGLQAQVDALLSKIRRKYKEYGINEKPYVVVKADNGTYGMGIMVVHDAKEIEGLNRKTRNKMAVIKDGQAVHELILQEGVRTQERMHEAVAEPVVYMMDRYVVGGFYRVHAERGDEDNLNAPGAAFVPLAFAQGGQLPQPGVRPGASAPNRFYMYGVVARLAMLAASYELEATDPDAEVYD is encoded by the coding sequence ATGGTTCCCCACCTCGTTACTGCACTCACCGGCCCCATCAACGAGCTGGAGCAGCGTGTGCTGGACTCCATGCCCGCCATCGAGCGCTGGTTCCGGCTGGAGTGGATGGAGCACACGCCGCCGTTCTACACCTCGGTCGATATCCGCAACGCCGGCTTCAAGCTCGCGCCAGTCGATACCAACCTGTTCCCCGGTGGCTGGAACAACCTCACGCCCGAGATGCTGCCGCTGGCAGTGCAGGCGGCGATGGCGGCGATCGAAAAAATCTGCCCCGAGGCGCGCAACCTGCTCATCGTGCCCGAGAACCACACGCGCAACACCTTCTACCTGGCCAACCTGGCGCAATTGGCGCGCATCTTCACCATGGCCGGGTTGCATGTGCGCTTTGGCTCCATCAGCGCGGAGCTGAAAAAGCCCCAGCGCATTGCCCTGCCCGGGGGCGATGAAATCACCATCGAGCCGGCGCTGCGCAGCAAGCGCCGCCTGGGGCTCAAGGATTTTGACCCCTGCACCATCTTGCTCAACAACGACCTGTCGGCGGGCGCGCCCGGCATTCTGGAAGAGCTGTACGAGCAGTACGTGCTGCCGCCGCTGCACGCGGGCTGGAGCGTGCGCCGCAAGAGCCGCCACTTCAAGAGCTACGAGGAGGTGGCCAAGCGCTTTGGCAAGCTGCTGGGCATAGACCCCTGGCTCATCAACCCGCTGTTTGCGCATTGCGGTGCGGTCGATTTCGCCAGCGGCGAGGGGCTCGACGGCCTGCAGGCGCAGGTCGATGCGCTGCTGAGCAAAATTCGGCGCAAGTACAAGGAGTACGGCATCAACGAGAAGCCCTACGTCGTCGTCAAGGCCGACAACGGCACCTACGGCATGGGCATCATGGTGGTGCACGACGCCAAGGAGATCGAGGGCCTGAACCGCAAGACGCGCAACAAGATGGCCGTCATCAAAGATGGCCAGGCGGTGCACGAGCTGATCTTGCAAGAGGGCGTGCGCACGCAAGAGCGTATGCACGAGGCCGTGGCCGAGCCGGTGGTGTACATGATGGACCGCTACGTCGTCGGCGGCTTCTACCGCGTGCACGCCGAGCGCGGCGACGAGGACAACCTCAATGCCCCGGGCGCCGCCTTCGTGCCGCTGGCCTTTGCCCAGGGTGGTCAATTGCCCCAGCCGGGCGTGCGCCCCGGGGCGAGCGCGCCCAACCGCTTCTATATGTATGGCGTGGTGGCGCGCCTGGCGATGCTGGCGGCGAGCTACGAGTTGGAAGCCACCGACCCCGACGCCGAAGTTTATGACTGA
- the trkA gene encoding Trk system potassium transporter TrkA, with product MKIIILGAGRVGQSAAASLVSEHNDITVIDTDAERLRELEARHDLRGVVGSGIEPAVLAEAGARDTDLLIACAAQDETNLVCCKVAQMLFAVPQCIARVRSGGFADGSALLSREGFAVDHILCPEDSLVRYIAKLVQYPGALQVREFAGGRACLISTRARAGAPAVGQEIRRLRQDMPEVGVRIVAIYRRFADEPDRFVPCDGATCIEPGDEVFALAATECVPQVLAALRLRPGLAARPVRRLMLAGGSVVAERLARQLAQETGRFQIKLIEPDAQRCTALAASLPEEVLVLQGELADEDLLAEEGVEEVDFFLALTDDDENNIMASLLAKRMGVRRVLALIHRHAYAELMHGTQIDIALTPAQAMLGELLAYTRRGDVQAVHSLRRGVAEALEIVVRGERKSSRVVGRRVEDLPLPPQVHMGLIVRGLPDLQASAAADPAAPAPEPEVIIPRSHTVLESGDHVVFFLPHKRLVREVEKLFRVSAMFF from the coding sequence ATGAAAATCATCATCCTCGGTGCCGGTCGCGTGGGCCAGAGCGCGGCGGCCAGCCTGGTGTCCGAGCACAACGACATCACCGTCATCGACACCGACGCCGAGCGCCTGCGCGAGCTCGAAGCGCGCCACGACCTGCGCGGCGTGGTCGGCAGCGGTATTGAGCCGGCGGTGCTGGCCGAGGCCGGTGCGCGCGACACCGACTTGCTCATCGCCTGCGCCGCGCAGGATGAAACCAACCTGGTGTGTTGCAAAGTGGCGCAGATGCTGTTTGCCGTGCCGCAGTGCATTGCGCGCGTGCGCAGCGGTGGCTTTGCTGACGGCAGCGCGCTGCTCTCGCGCGAAGGTTTTGCCGTCGATCACATCCTGTGCCCCGAGGATTCGCTGGTGCGCTACATCGCCAAGCTGGTGCAGTACCCCGGCGCGCTGCAGGTGCGCGAGTTTGCGGGCGGGCGCGCTTGTTTGATCTCGACGCGCGCGCGCGCCGGTGCACCCGCCGTGGGCCAGGAGATTCGGCGCCTGCGCCAGGACATGCCCGAGGTGGGGGTGCGCATCGTCGCCATCTACCGCCGCTTTGCCGACGAGCCCGACCGCTTCGTGCCCTGCGACGGTGCCACCTGCATCGAGCCCGGCGACGAGGTCTTTGCCCTGGCCGCCACCGAGTGCGTGCCGCAGGTGCTGGCGGCGCTGCGCCTGCGCCCGGGGCTGGCCGCGCGCCCGGTGCGCCGCCTCATGCTCGCGGGCGGCTCCGTGGTGGCCGAGCGCCTGGCGCGCCAGCTGGCGCAGGAGACGGGGCGTTTTCAGATCAAGCTCATAGAGCCCGACGCCCAGCGCTGCACCGCCTTGGCCGCCAGCCTGCCCGAGGAGGTGTTGGTGCTGCAAGGCGAGCTGGCCGACGAGGATTTGCTGGCCGAGGAGGGGGTGGAGGAGGTGGACTTCTTCCTCGCCCTGACCGACGACGACGAGAACAACATCATGGCCAGTCTGCTGGCCAAGCGCATGGGCGTGCGCCGCGTGCTCGCGCTCATTCACCGCCACGCCTACGCCGAGCTGATGCACGGCACGCAGATCGACATTGCGCTCACGCCGGCGCAGGCCATGCTCGGCGAGCTGCTGGCCTACACCCGGCGTGGCGACGTGCAAGCGGTGCACAGCCTGCGCCGGGGCGTGGCCGAGGCGCTGGAGATCGTGGTGCGCGGCGAGCGCAAAAGCTCGCGCGTGGTCGGCCGCCGGGTGGAGGATTTGCCGCTGCCGCCGCAGGTGCACATGGGCCTGATTGTGCGCGGCCTGCCCGATTTGCAGGCGAGCGCCGCTGCCGACCCGGCGGCGCCGGCGCCCGAGCCCGAGGTCATCATCCCGCGCAGCCACACCGTGCTCGAAAGCGGAGACCATGTGGTGTTTTTCCTGCCGCACAAGCGCCTGGTGCGCGAGGTGGAAAAGCTCTTTCGCGTCAGCGCCATGTTTTTCTAA
- a CDS encoding potassium transporter Kup, translating to MQNSKSSLPTLTLGAIGVVFGDIGTSVLYTVKEVFATGHVQFTHDNVYGVLSLIFWTLTLIVSLKYVVLVLRADNNGEGGLVAMLTLASRAVADRPALRHWMLLVGIFGTCLFYGDGVITPAITVLGAMEGLEVVSPEMKKYVIPLTLLVLFALFFVQKKGTAGIGKFFGPVMMLWFVTIALLGVLHIAQHPEILWAISPHFAWRFGMHNPAITFIILGAVVLCVTGGEALYADMGHFGKRPIRLAWFSIAMPALVLNYFGQGALLLAEPEAVKNPFFNLAPEWATLPLVGLATAAAVIASQALISGAFSVTKQVIQLGFLPRLQIQHTSVHDKGQIYMPFVNWGLFVLIVLAVGMFRSSGNLAAAYGIAVTTDMLITTVLTFFVVRYAWKLPLLLCLLATGVFFTVDILFWSSNLLKLVHGGWFPLVIAGAVFLLMVTWRDGRALLAQALQETALDLKDFLASLFLSPPTRVAGTAVFLTSKEGMVPNALLHNLKHNKVLHAQNLFVTVHSHEVPWVGMEKRLEVEALGSDCWRVSVNYGFKNDYDLPRALALLEGRGIDLSPMTTSYFLSRDIVTPTLGTGMSLWREKLFAQMHHSASTAAEFMNLPSNAVVELGSKVEI from the coding sequence GTGCAAAACTCCAAATCGTCGCTGCCGACGCTGACCCTGGGCGCTATTGGCGTCGTCTTTGGCGATATCGGCACCAGTGTGCTTTACACCGTCAAAGAGGTGTTTGCCACCGGCCATGTGCAGTTCACGCACGACAATGTTTATGGTGTGCTGTCGCTGATTTTTTGGACGCTCACACTCATCGTCTCGCTCAAGTACGTGGTGCTGGTGCTGCGCGCCGACAACAACGGCGAGGGTGGCCTTGTCGCCATGCTGACCCTGGCCTCGCGCGCGGTTGCTGACCGCCCCGCGCTGCGCCACTGGATGCTGCTGGTGGGCATCTTCGGCACCTGCTTGTTCTATGGCGATGGCGTCATCACACCGGCCATTACGGTGCTCGGCGCCATGGAGGGGCTGGAGGTGGTGTCGCCGGAGATGAAGAAATACGTCATCCCGCTGACCCTGCTGGTGCTGTTTGCGCTGTTTTTTGTGCAGAAAAAGGGCACGGCGGGCATTGGCAAATTCTTTGGCCCGGTGATGATGCTGTGGTTTGTCACCATCGCTTTGCTGGGGGTGCTGCACATTGCTCAGCACCCGGAGATTTTGTGGGCCATCTCGCCGCACTTTGCCTGGCGCTTTGGTATGCACAACCCGGCGATCACCTTCATTATTTTGGGCGCGGTGGTGCTGTGCGTGACCGGGGGCGAGGCGCTGTACGCCGACATGGGGCATTTTGGCAAACGTCCCATCCGCCTGGCCTGGTTCTCGATTGCCATGCCGGCGCTGGTGCTCAACTACTTTGGCCAGGGCGCGCTCTTGCTGGCCGAGCCCGAGGCGGTGAAAAACCCATTCTTCAACCTGGCACCCGAATGGGCCACGCTGCCGCTGGTGGGGTTGGCCACGGCGGCGGCGGTGATCGCCTCGCAGGCGCTGATCTCCGGGGCGTTTAGCGTCACCAAACAGGTCATTCAGCTGGGCTTTTTACCGCGCTTGCAAATCCAGCACACCAGCGTGCACGACAAGGGGCAGATTTACATGCCCTTCGTCAATTGGGGACTGTTCGTGCTCATCGTTCTGGCGGTGGGCATGTTTCGCAGTTCGGGCAACCTGGCGGCGGCCTACGGCATTGCCGTGACCACCGACATGCTCATCACCACGGTGCTGACCTTTTTCGTCGTGCGCTACGCCTGGAAGCTGCCGCTGCTGCTGTGCCTCTTGGCCACGGGGGTGTTTTTCACGGTGGACATTCTGTTTTGGTCGTCCAACCTGCTCAAGCTGGTGCATGGCGGTTGGTTCCCGCTGGTGATTGCCGGCGCGGTGTTCCTGTTGATGGTGACCTGGCGCGATGGCCGCGCCCTGCTGGCGCAGGCGCTGCAGGAGACGGCGCTCGATCTCAAGGACTTTTTGGCCTCGCTCTTTCTCTCGCCGCCGACGCGGGTGGCGGGCACGGCGGTGTTTTTGACCTCCAAGGAGGGCATGGTGCCCAATGCCTTGCTGCACAACCTCAAACACAACAAAGTGCTGCACGCACAGAACCTGTTCGTCACCGTGCACAGCCACGAGGTGCCTTGGGTCGGCATGGAAAAACGCCTCGAAGTGGAGGCCCTGGGCAGCGATTGCTGGCGTGTGAGCGTGAACTACGGCTTCAAGAACGATTACGACCTGCCGCGTGCGCTGGCACTGCTCGAAGGCCGGGGCATAGACCTGAGCCCGATGACGACGAGCTACTTCCTCTCGCGCGACATCGTCACCCCGACCCTGGGCACCGGCATGTCGCTGTGGCGCGAAAAGCTGTTTGCGCAGATGCACCACAGCGCGAGCACGGCGGCGGAGTTCATGAATTTGCCCAGCAATGCCGTGGTCGAGCTGGGCTCGAAGGTGGAAATTTAG
- the gshB gene encoding glutathione synthase: MKLLFVADPLASFKIAKDTTFAMMREAQQRGHALAVCTPQGLSWQQGLRVQARVQDIALTGQADDWFSAQPERLAALADFDAVLMRKDPPFDSEYFYATHLLEQAEREGARVFNRPRALRDHPEKLAVMEFPQLIGPTLVTRSSADIRAFHAQHQDIILKPLDGMGGMGIFRVKADGLNLGSIIETLNRDGAQSVMVQKFLPEIAQGDKRVLIIGGQAVPYCLARIPQGNEVRGNLAAGGLGVAQPLSARDQEIANAIGPVLQQRGLLLAGVDVIGGCVTEINVTSPTCFQEITQQTGCNVASLFADALEAAVRGA, from the coding sequence ATGAAACTGCTTTTTGTTGCCGACCCGCTGGCCTCCTTCAAGATCGCCAAGGACACCACCTTTGCCATGATGCGCGAGGCGCAGCAGCGCGGCCACGCATTGGCCGTGTGTACGCCGCAGGGCTTGAGTTGGCAGCAGGGCCTGCGGGTGCAGGCGCGGGTGCAAGACATTGCGCTGACCGGGCAGGCCGACGACTGGTTCAGCGCCCAGCCCGAGCGCCTGGCGGCGCTGGCCGACTTTGACGCCGTGCTCATGCGCAAAGACCCGCCGTTCGACAGCGAATATTTTTACGCCACCCACCTGCTGGAGCAGGCCGAGCGCGAGGGCGCACGCGTCTTCAACCGCCCCCGGGCGCTGCGCGATCACCCGGAAAAGCTGGCGGTGATGGAGTTCCCGCAGCTCATCGGCCCGACCCTGGTGACGCGCAGCAGCGCCGACATCCGCGCCTTTCACGCCCAGCACCAGGACATCATCCTCAAACCCCTCGATGGCATGGGGGGCATGGGCATTTTCCGCGTCAAGGCCGACGGCCTGAACCTGGGCAGCATTATTGAAACCCTCAACCGGGACGGCGCGCAAAGCGTGATGGTGCAAAAGTTCTTGCCCGAAATCGCCCAAGGCGACAAGCGCGTGCTCATTATTGGTGGGCAGGCCGTGCCCTACTGCCTGGCGCGCATTCCACAGGGCAACGAGGTGCGCGGCAACCTCGCTGCCGGGGGCTTGGGCGTGGCGCAGCCGTTGTCGGCGCGCGACCAAGAAATTGCCAACGCCATCGGCCCGGTGCTCCAGCAGCGCGGCCTGCTGCTGGCGGGGGTGGACGTGATTGGCGGCTGCGTGACGGAAATCAACGTTACCAGTCCGACCTGCTTCCAAGAGATCACGCAGCAAACCGGCTGCAACGTTGCATCCTTGTTTGCGGACGCCCTGGAGGCCGCCGTCAGAGGTGCCTAA
- the holA gene encoding DNA polymerase III subunit delta, whose product MHIALNQLGAHLGKGLQPLYVLHGDEALLQQEALDAIRAAARAQGYSERSSFTVAGAHFDWSAVLAAGGSLSLFAERQIVEIRLPSGKPGKDGIPALQQLAQAARGNDSTLTLVLLPRLDKAAKSSAWFTALEGAGVAVQIDPVERGMLPAWIAQRLAAQGQRVAAGEEGQRTLQFFADRVEGNLLAAHQEIQKLALLYPQGELAPAQVEAAVLNVARYDVFKLSEAVLAGQVLRAQRMLDGLQAEGEAEVLVHWALAEDIRALKRVKDAINAGKPLPLALRENRIWGAKERLFERVLPRLQDAQAARLLQSAHLVDGIVKGLKVPDWPQDGWQALSRLALQLARVCAA is encoded by the coding sequence ATGCACATCGCACTGAACCAGCTCGGCGCCCATCTGGGCAAGGGCCTGCAGCCGCTGTACGTGCTGCACGGCGATGAGGCGCTGCTGCAGCAGGAGGCGCTGGACGCCATCCGCGCCGCCGCGCGCGCCCAGGGCTACAGCGAGCGCAGCAGCTTCACCGTCGCCGGCGCGCATTTCGACTGGAGTGCGGTGCTCGCTGCCGGCGGCTCGCTGAGCCTGTTTGCCGAGCGCCAGATCGTCGAGATTCGCCTACCCTCGGGCAAGCCCGGCAAGGACGGCATTCCTGCCCTGCAGCAGCTGGCGCAGGCCGCGCGGGGCAACGACAGCACCCTGACCCTGGTGCTGCTGCCGCGCCTGGACAAGGCAGCCAAGAGCAGCGCCTGGTTCACGGCGCTCGAAGGCGCGGGCGTGGCGGTGCAGATCGACCCGGTCGAGCGCGGCATGTTGCCCGCCTGGATCGCGCAGCGCCTGGCGGCGCAGGGCCAGCGCGTGGCGGCGGGCGAGGAAGGCCAGCGCACGCTGCAGTTCTTTGCCGACCGCGTCGAAGGCAACCTGCTGGCGGCGCACCAGGAAATCCAGAAGCTGGCGCTGCTCTACCCGCAGGGCGAGCTCGCGCCGGCGCAGGTCGAGGCGGCGGTGCTCAATGTGGCGCGCTACGACGTCTTCAAGCTCAGCGAGGCCGTGCTCGCCGGCCAGGTGTTGCGCGCGCAGCGGATGCTCGACGGCCTGCAGGCCGAGGGCGAGGCCGAGGTGCTGGTGCACTGGGCGCTGGCCGAGGACATCCGCGCCTTGAAGCGCGTGAAAGACGCCATCAACGCCGGCAAACCCCTGCCCCTGGCGCTGCGCGAGAACCGCATCTGGGGCGCCAAGGAGCGCCTGTTCGAGCGCGTGCTGCCGCGCCTGCAAGACGCCCAGGCGGCGCGCCTGCTGCAGTCGGCGCACCTGGTGGACGGCATCGTCAAGGGCCTGAAAGTGCCCGACTGGCCGCAAGACGGCTGGCAGGCGCTCTCGCGCCTGGCGCTGCAGCTGGCGCGCGTCTGCGCCGCCTGA
- a CDS encoding TrkH family potassium uptake protein codes for MRDLFPVLRVLGVLTCMFALSLALPGFLSWGLGESVWPVYPLAALVTLSAGGALWWGLRHQRQELQPRHGVILVTLVWLLLPLSASLPLWLALDHVGRPVTFTHAYFEAVSGLTTTGSTVLSGLDALPASVNFWRTFLQWLGGMGILILAVAVLPLLGVGGSQLFKAEAAGPVKDTKLTPRVTETAKGLWGVYAAFSVLCFGAFWAAGMGWLDALMHMFTTISLGGLSSHDASFAYFDSPLLEAVAVFFMLLASCNFALYFVALRKGHWRGIGRDPEVRATLLALVGGGLLVALLLWAKGEYPPLQALRHGMFHVVSVATTTGYATQDYLAWPVFAPVFMLLLSGVATSAGSTGGGIKMVRMLILLKQARRELTRLVHPRAVQPVLLGGRVIDSRVIFSVLAFMLVYGATVIVLSMVLMLTDLDPLTAFSAVLASVHCTGPGLGAVGPSSNYAVLTDFQIWVCTLGMLLGRLEILSFMAMLTPAFWRR; via the coding sequence ATGCGCGATCTTTTTCCTGTTCTGCGCGTGCTGGGGGTGCTTACCTGCATGTTTGCGCTGTCGCTGGCGCTGCCGGGGTTCTTGTCCTGGGGCCTGGGCGAGAGCGTGTGGCCGGTGTACCCGCTGGCGGCGCTGGTCACGCTCAGCGCCGGCGGCGCGCTGTGGTGGGGGCTGCGCCACCAGCGCCAGGAGCTGCAGCCGCGCCACGGCGTGATTTTGGTGACGCTGGTGTGGCTGCTGCTGCCGCTGTCGGCCAGCCTGCCGCTGTGGCTGGCGCTTGACCATGTGGGGCGGCCGGTGACGTTCACGCACGCCTACTTCGAGGCCGTCTCGGGCCTGACGACCACGGGCTCGACGGTGCTCTCGGGGCTCGACGCGCTGCCGGCCTCGGTCAACTTCTGGCGTACGTTTTTGCAGTGGCTTGGCGGCATGGGGATTTTGATTTTGGCCGTGGCCGTGCTGCCGCTCTTGGGTGTGGGCGGCAGCCAGCTGTTCAAGGCCGAGGCTGCTGGCCCGGTCAAAGACACCAAGCTGACGCCGCGCGTGACCGAAACCGCCAAGGGCCTGTGGGGCGTGTACGCGGCGTTTTCGGTGCTGTGTTTTGGCGCTTTTTGGGCCGCCGGCATGGGCTGGCTCGATGCCTTGATGCACATGTTCACCACCATCAGCCTGGGCGGGTTGTCCTCGCACGATGCGAGCTTTGCCTACTTTGATTCGCCCTTGCTGGAGGCGGTGGCGGTGTTTTTCATGCTGCTGGCGAGCTGCAACTTTGCGCTCTATTTTGTCGCCCTGCGCAAAGGCCACTGGCGCGGCATTGGGCGCGACCCGGAGGTGCGTGCCACCTTGCTGGCGCTGGTGGGCGGCGGCCTGTTGGTGGCACTGCTGCTGTGGGCCAAGGGCGAGTACCCGCCGCTGCAGGCGCTGCGCCACGGCATGTTCCACGTCGTCTCGGTGGCCACCACCACCGGCTACGCCACGCAGGACTATCTGGCCTGGCCGGTGTTTGCGCCGGTGTTCATGCTGCTTTTGTCGGGCGTGGCCACCAGCGCGGGCTCGACCGGCGGCGGCATCAAGATGGTGCGGATGCTGATCTTGCTCAAGCAGGCGCGGCGCGAGCTCACCCGCTTGGTGCACCCGCGCGCCGTGCAGCCGGTGCTGCTGGGCGGGCGGGTGATAGACAGCCGGGTGATTTTCTCGGTGCTGGCCTTCATGCTGGTGTATGGCGCGACCGTGATCGTGCTCAGCATGGTGCTGATGCTGACCGATCTCGATCCGTTGACGGCGTTTTCCGCCGTGCTGGCGAGCGTGCACTGCACCGGGCCGGGGCTGGGGGCGGTCGGCCCGAGCTCGAACTACGCCGTGCTGACCGACTTTCAAATCTGGGTCTGCACCTTGGGCATGTTGCTCGGGCGGCTGGAGATTTTGAGCTTTATGGCGATGCTGACGCCGGCTTTTTGGCGGCGCTGA